The following nucleotide sequence is from Hippopotamus amphibius kiboko isolate mHipAmp2 chromosome 11, mHipAmp2.hap2, whole genome shotgun sequence.
GTCCCCTTGTGGGGTCACTTTGGATCCTTGGTGGGAGCATAGCAGAGCTCCAGTGGTCGGGACACCTTCCAGAACTTCTCATTCACCAGCTCCAGGGTCAGCGAGCCATTCAGTGTCTACAGAGgaggtggaaggaggaggaggggaaagagaaaagtaagTGGGGAAAGAtggtaaaagaaatgaatgagaggGGAGAAGTCACCAagggagcaggaaagaaaaaggagtaaTAAATGGGGCAAAGCAGAGACATGGATgatggggaagaagaaaggacagagaagggagatggggaatgcagaaggagaagagggctgATCAGTTAGGAGGTCAGGATCACAGTTCAGAGTCCccagcccaccctccctcctctcccctctcacaCAGCTGCCCTCCGAGGCTCTCACCGTGAAAGCTCCGCCTCCCGGGGCAATGTAGATGGTGTACTGCTTTTCGCTGACACCCTCCAGACTCGGCAAGGCAGGCTCCTCAGGGCCTTCACCTCCTccagcacccccaccctccccaccacccccatcagGTCCTCCGGCATCAGAGGCGCCCCCTGCAGGCCCTCCTGGCTCCCCGGCCTCTTGCTGCTGCCTCCGTTCCAGGGCAATGCGCAGGGCCAGGTACTTGGAAAGATGGTCCACTGTGGCATTCCCAGTTGTCTTCACATACCTGGAGTGGGGCAGAGGGCAGACTGAGGGCGCAGGAAGCCTCAAATGCAGGAGGGAAGCTGGGGATTTCTCAAAGAGCCTCTGGGTTAGGGATTCTTTCTGGGTTTGGGCAAAGCccatttctgctgaaagatcatgTGACCTTTGGTTTTTCAGTGGTCTGGGGAAGGACAAGGTTCTCACCTAGTCTGGCAGTATTCTCCCTTCTCCACGAGCAGGGGGTGGGGCCGGAACACGAGCTCAATTTCTCCACCTGGCTCTGGGGGACTGGGAGCCCCAGGAGGGCTTGGGGGGCCCAGGGTCCCCCCTCCCAGGGTCCCTCCCCGGTCACCAGAGTCTTCAGAACcggcacccccacccaccccaccagtGCCACCTCCCCCTGTCCCTACACTGCTCCCCCCTGCGCCCCCTCCACGGGGTCGCTTGggagcagggcctggggcagagtCAGGGGCGGAGTCTGAGCTCACATCCTCtccatccccctctccctccccaggctcTCCTTCCCCTCCACTCATCGTTGTGGTCTGATCTGACCCCGGTATCGGCCGCCTCACACGCTGGGCCCTGTGGAAGCAAGTGGTTGAGGTTAGAAAGCACCAAGGATAAGGGATTTAGACCTTAAACTTCAGAGAATTAAGAGATCAAGGAAATCTTAATGACAATACTTAATACTTATTACATACTAACTACATGCCGAGTACATTGCTAAGTGTTTTGCACTGACTGCCTCAAATTATACAAATCCTATTGACACAGGTAATtatatcatctctattttatggCTAAGGAAACGGAGACTTAGGTTAAATAACTAGTTTGAGATCACAGTCCCTTTGcctctcaaagtgtggtccaagaACCAGTAgcatagaaatgcagaatctcaggcccaactcctgacctactgaatcagaatttacatttttagaaGACTCTCAGGTAATTCGGATACACATTCAAGACTGAGTGATGCTGCACCAGGAGGTGATTTAATTCCCAGCAGTGTGAACCCAGAGCTCATGCTCAAAAATCACTTTACTATTCTAACTTCCAGAAATTAGAAGGTGAGCTATTTCCTTACCAGTTGCTAACTAAGAAGCTACAGTTTATATCTGCGACCTCCAGGCATGACAGTTAGACTGTGGTCAGCACTCAGGATGCTGAGGCTTAGAAGCAAAGACAGCCCCAGGAGCCTGACCCATGGATCTGTCCCATCAGCCCCGCTGCCACCTTCCTCATGGCCCCCGAACCTGTGCATGGCCTGCATGCGCAGCCCCTCCTCAATGCTGGAGCTCAGCGCCTGCTGGTTGTGCAAACGGCTGAGGCGGATGAGCACCCGGTCTTGGTGGGCCTCATATTCCTCCCGGCTGGGGTAGATCTTAGATATCAGAGCATCGAAGTTGGGGTCTGGCCGTAGAGACCGCTTGGATACCAGCTTCTTTCGGCAGGTAGGGCACTCCTTGTTCCTGGGGTGGGAGAAAGCAGGCCCTGAGCCGTCAGTCACCAGGGCATAGAGGGCCCAactctgtccccctcccctcaTCTCACACCTGTCCCTCCTCTTACCCGCTTCGCAGGGCCGTGACAATGCAGTCGGAGCAGAATCGGTGGAGGCACTCCTTGGTTGTCATGGTATTCTTCAGCATGTCCAGGCAGATGGGGCACATGAGCTCTGAATGCAGCGACCGAGGGGAAACGGCAATCTCTGTGCCATCCATGATGGCTTCCTGGAGGCATCAGTGAGCGGAAAGGTGGCGGTGGGTTGGGGAGGAAGGCGTTTTAGAAACAAGTGGCCCATGACATCGGAGTTTTGAGAAATACAGTGAGACGGCAGAATCTGGGTGCCCCAAGTTGGCCACTTGAGGCAGATGGGAATTCTAAGGGTAGGAGCTTGGGAACAGGAGGATCTGAGATGTGGGGACAGGCCTGGGGATGGGCATGGCACAGATTTTCTACCTGGGGAACAATTACTTAGTCAACAGAATTTCTTAAAGTGTGGTTCTGGTACCATATCAGAATCCTCTAGGGTGCAAGTTAAACAATGCACATTCTAGGGCCCCGTCCATTACTGTATCAGAACGttagcggggggggggggggggggggggggggcagccaggaattccatttttaataaactCCCAAGGTGAATTTTAAATGCACTGACCTATGATGTGGAACTGAGGAAAAAGGAAGGTAATTTCTGCCTGTTTATTATCTTTCAAATGAAGATAGTAAGACTTGCTCTACCTCTCTCGCACATCTGttttgaggactaaatgagataaatgtgaaagtgctttga
It contains:
- the RING1 gene encoding E3 ubiquitin-protein ligase RING1 isoform X1, producing MTTPANAQNASKTWELSLYELHRTPQEAIMDGTEIAVSPRSLHSELMCPICLDMLKNTMTTKECLHRFCSDCIVTALRSGNKECPTCRKKLVSKRSLRPDPNFDALISKIYPSREEYEAHQDRVLIRLSRLHNQQALSSSIEEGLRMQAMHRAQRVRRPIPGSDQTTTMSGGEGEPGEGEGDGEDVSSDSAPDSAPGPAPKRPRGGGAGGSSVGTGGGGTGGVGGGAGSEDSGDRGGTLGGGTLGPPSPPGAPSPPEPGGEIELVFRPHPLLVEKGEYCQTRYVKTTGNATVDHLSKYLALRIALERRQQQEAGEPGGPAGGASDAGGPDGGGGEGGGAGGGEGPEEPALPSLEGVSEKQYTIYIAPGGGAFTTLNGSLTLELVNEKFWKVSRPLELCYAPTKDPK
- the RING1 gene encoding E3 ubiquitin-protein ligase RING1 isoform X2; the protein is MCPICLDMLKNTMTTKECLHRFCSDCIVTALRSGNKECPTCRKKLVSKRSLRPDPNFDALISKIYPSREEYEAHQDRVLIRLSRLHNQQALSSSIEEGLRMQAMHRAQRVRRPIPGSDQTTTMSGGEGEPGEGEGDGEDVSSDSAPDSAPGPAPKRPRGGGAGGSSVGTGGGGTGGVGGGAGSEDSGDRGGTLGGGTLGPPSPPGAPSPPEPGGEIELVFRPHPLLVEKGEYCQTRYVKTTGNATVDHLSKYLALRIALERRQQQEAGEPGGPAGGASDAGGPDGGGGEGGGAGGGEGPEEPALPSLEGVSEKQYTIYIAPGGGAFTTLNGSLTLELVNEKFWKVSRPLELCYAPTKDPK